A genomic region of Notamacropus eugenii isolate mMacEug1 chromosome 3, mMacEug1.pri_v2, whole genome shotgun sequence contains the following coding sequences:
- the LOC140532073 gene encoding SUN domain-containing protein 2-like yields the protein MSRRSQRLSHRYHVDDDGGSSSSSSGGSSLVAGQHTAFKDSPLRTLKRKSGSVKRLSPAPHLGPASNPHTTYYSESVVSESYVRGPRVASVDKSSILQDQLDSDVYWSEHGGDLVRRRRGLGGAEKSKINGLNEGKVTYDIYGSSSGYSSEDDSAGHTLMDQPGSASSLRNAASQVGAFLWVAITFPGWLFGLFYWWLGTTCYRLTTAASLLDVFVLTRPPRLMLHAYYDSAGFTWVFDLPPQWSLSRHLRTFHPAMLSWWAAKGSNRREEVWEAGESTPYFQAEQHVLSKVHALERRLETLASEYSARWQKEAIRLELLELQGASGNGGGKSLSHEDISTLLEGLMSQWEPTLKKDFRRDTTAHIQEALTTLRAEHRQDLDNVLKKISQASQELESWVLQLKSEWQSLAQEALQENILKAMGPLEAQLAGLGQELAALSQRQAAAAEEVDLWPQKMAALRSDVESQFPAWISQYLLRDKGAKAGLLQLEEVQAQLRDLEHRILTQVAEGQVKSASEAAASLRLTLHKEGVTGVTEEDVHQIVNEALKRYSEDRIGLVDYALESSGASIISSRCSETYDTKTALLSLFGIPLWYYFQSPRAILQPDVYPGNCWAFRGPQGFAVVRLSARIHLTAVTLEHVPKALSPISNIPSAPKDFVILGLNEDSQSEGVALGHFTYDNAGESIQTFHFQGNDTAPYQVVELRILSNWGHPEYTCIYRFRVHGKPAN from the exons ATGTCTCGACGCAGTCAGCGCCTGAGCCATCGTTaccatgttgatgatgatggaggcagcagcagcagcagcagtggaggaagtTCCCTGGTGGCTGGTCAGCACACTGCCTTCAAGGACAGTCCCTTAAG GACTCTGAAGAGGAAATCTGGCAGTGTGAAACGCCTCTCACCAGCCCCTCACCTGGGCCCTGCTTCCAATCCTCACACTACCTACTACAGTGAATCAGTGGTCAGCGAGTCCTACGTCAGGGGCCCCCGGGTCGCCTCGGTGGACAAAAGCTCCATCCTACAAGATCAGCTGGACAGCGATGTCTACTGGAGTGAACATG GTGGGGacttggtgaggaggaggagaggcctgGGAGGTGCTGAGAAGAGTAAGATCAATGGACTGAATGAGGGCAAAGTCACCTATGATATCTATGGATCTTCCTCAGGATACTCCTCGGAGGATGACTCTGCAG GGCACACACTTATGGACCAGCCTGGCTCAGCATCCTCATTAAGGAATGCTGCCTCCCAAGTTGGCGCTTTCTTGTGGGTGGCCATCACTTTTCCAG GTTGGCTCTTTGGCCTGTTCTACTGGTGGCTGGGCACTACCTGCTACCGCCTGACCACAGCTGCCTCCCTGCTGGACGTCTTTGTCTTAACCAG GCCTCCCAGACTCATGCTGCATGCCTACTATGACAGTGCTGGCTTTACATGGGTGTTTGATCTGCCCCCTCAGTGGTCACTGTCAAGGCACTTGAGG ACATTCCACCCTGCTATGCTGTCCTGGTGGGCAGCAAAGGGCAGCAACAGGAGAGAGGAGGTGTGGGAAGCAGGAGAATCCACCCCATATTTCCAG GCTGAACAGCATGTCCTGTCCAAGGTTCATGCCCTAGAAAGGCGGCTGGAAACTCTGGCTTCTGAATACTCTGCACGTTGGCAGAAGGAGGCCATCAGGCTGGAGTTGCTGGAGCTGCAGGGGGCCAGTGGGAATGGAGGTGGAAAAAGCCTGAGCCACGAGGATATTTCAACTCTCCTGGAGGGCCTGATGAGCCAATGGGAACCCACCCTGAAGAAGGACTTCCGTAGGGACACCACTGCCCACATCCAG GAAGCACTCACCACCCTCAGGGCAGAACATCGGCAAGATTTGGATAATGTTCTAAAGAAGATTTCTCAGGCATCCCAG GAGCTGGAAAGCTGGGTGCTCCAGCTAAAATCTGAATGGCAGAG TTTGGCCCAAGAAGCCCTCCAGGAAAACATATTAAAGGCTATGGGTCCACTGGAGGCCCAGCTGGCTGGCCTGGGACAGGAACTGGCAGCCCTGAGCCAGAGACAGGCTGCAGCGGCAGAGGAAGTAGACCTTTGGCCACAGAAGATGGCAGCCCTGCGCAGTGAT GTGGAGTCTCAGTTCCCAGCCTGGATCAGTCAGTACCTTCTTCGAGACAAGGGCGCTAAGGCTGGGCTTCTTCAGCTGGAGGAGGTACAGGCCCAACTTCGGGACCTGGAGCACAGAATCCTCACTCAGGTGGCAGAAGGGCAGGTCAAATCTGCCAGTGAAGCTGCTGCCAGCCTGAGGCTGACCCTTCACAAGGAAGGAGTGACTGGGGTCACAGAGGAG GATGTGCACCAGATTGTGAATGAGGCCCTGAAGAGATACAGTGAAGACCGCATTGGGCTAGTGGATTATGCCCTGGAGTCCTCAG gggCCAGCATCATCAGTAGCCGCTGCTCAGAGACCTATGATACCAAGACGGCCCTTCTCAGTCTGTTTGGCATCCCCTTGTGGTACTATTTCCAGTCCCCAAGAGCCATCCTCCAG CCAGATGTTTACCCTGGCAACTGCTGGGCATTCCGGGGCCCCCAGGGCTTTGCTGTGGTTCGATTATCTGCCCGCATCCACCTCACTGCTGTCACCTTGGAGCATGTACCCAAAGCCCTGTCTCCCATCAGCAACATCCCTAGCGCCCCCAAGGATTTTGTCATCTTG gggCTAAATGAAGATTCACAGTCGGAAGGGGTGGCCCTCGGGCACTTTACCTATGATAATGCTGGGGAGTCCATTCAGACCTTCCACTTTCAG GGCAATGACACAGCCCCATACCAGGTGGTCGAACTTCGGATCTTAAGCAACTGGGGTCACCCTGAGTACACCTGCATTTACCGCTTCCGGGTCCATGGGAAGCCTGCCAATTAG